One Setaria viridis chromosome 3, Setaria_viridis_v4.0, whole genome shotgun sequence DNA window includes the following coding sequences:
- the LOC117848292 gene encoding uncharacterized protein, with protein MAAYCNEVRKLEDKFDGLELNHVARRFNEAVDELAKAASGRTPVPDGVFVSDQLKPSIRYPEPAGGDNAAPPDQVAEAKPSDPAVMEIEAGPAAGPDPPTDWRAPYLEYLIHDVLPTDKTEARRITRRAKSFAIINQELYKRSHTGILQRCIPIEQGRALIQDIHAGACGHHAAPRTLVGNAFRQGFYWPTAVADATQVVRTCEGCQFFARQTHLPAQALQTIPITWPFAVWGLDLFTGKRFLQFCDDHHIRVDWAAVAHPRTNGQVERANGMILQGLKPRIFDRLKKFGGRWVAELPAVLWSLRTTPSRATGFTPFFMVYGSEAILPTDLEYGSPRKDRDA; from the exons atggccgcctactgcaacgaggtacgtaagctcgaggacaagttcgacgggttggagctcaaccacgtcgcaaggcgcttcaacgaagccgtcGACGAGCTTGCAAAAGCGGCGTCTGGCCGGACGCctgtccccgacggcgtcttcgttagcgaccagctgaagccttcaatccgctacccggagccagcaggg GGAGACAacgccgccccgcccgaccaGGTCGCGGAAGCCAAGCCCTCCGACCCCGCGGTTATGGAAATCGAGGCGGGTCCCGCggcggggcccgaccccccgaccgattggagagccccgtacctcgagtACCTTATCCACGACGTGCTCCCAACTGACAAGACCGAAGCCCGCCGGATCACGCGCCGAGCGAAATCCTTCGCCATCATCAACCAAGAGCTTTACAAGCGAAGCCACAcggggatcctccagcgctgcataccgatcgagcagggaagggcgctgatccaggacatccacgccggggcctgcggtcaccacgctgcgccaaggacgctGGTGGGCAAtgccttccggcaaggtttctactggccaaccgcggtcgcggatgctacccaggtagtccgcacttgcgaaggatgccaattctttgcccgccaaacccatctgcccgcacaggcgttgcaaaccatccccatcacatggccgttcgcggtctgggggttGGACCTC TTCACCGgaaagagattcctccagttctgtgacgaccaccacattcgagtggattgggcggcagttgcgcacccccgcacgaacgggcaagtcgaacgagccaatggcatgatactccagggtctcaagccacggatcttcgaccgccttaaaaagttcggcggacgatgGGTTGCGGAACTCCCGgcagtcctctggagcctgaggacgacccccagccgggcgaccggattcaccccgttcttcatggtttacgggtccgaggccatcctgcccaccgactTGGAGTACGGATCACCAAGG AAAGATAGGGATGCGTGA
- the LOC117848826 gene encoding uncharacterized protein, which yields MSQAARRLLLADAARRRCLSTDAAALASASSQLPRGKRWDAVVIGGGHNGLVAAAYLARAGRSVAVLERRGVLGGAAVSESDLVPGFRFSRCSYLLSLLRPAILRDLELERHGLKLLPRSPSSFTPCLDGRYLLLGPDAELNHSEISKFSRKDANAYPRYEEQLERFCKLMDFVIDSAPPELRQELHASVVDRMKDRVDKSAFWGSLLRHVMQQGQKNMVEFFDLLLSPASKILNYWFESDVLKATLATDAVIGTMAGVNTPGSGYVLLHHVMGETGGQRGVWAYVQGGMGSVSSAISKAALEAGVQIVTNAEVSQVMVNETTGKVEGVALADGTEVHSPVVLSNATPYKTFVDLVPANVLPKDFLCAINTADYSSATTKINVAVDRLPQFHCCKDINPEGGPEHMGTIHIGSESMEEIELAYKEAAGGVSSKRPVIEMTIPSVLDKTISPPGQHVINLFVQYTPYKLSEGSWQDSNVRKSFAERCFSLIDEYAPGFSSSVVGYDMLTPPDLEREFGLTGGNIFHGAMGLDSLFLMRPAKGWSDYRTPVKGLYLCGSGAHPGGGVMGAPGRNAASVVLEDLKKAK from the exons ATGTCGCAGGCGGCGAGGCGCCTCctgctcgccgacgccgcccgccgccggtgcctctccacggacgcggcggcgctggcctcCGCGTCGTCGCAGCTGCCCAGGGGCAAGCGCTGGGACGCGGTGGTGATCGGTGGCGGCCACaacggcctcgtcgccgccgcctaccTCGCCCGCGCGGGCCGCTCCGTCGCCGTGCTCGAGCGCCGGGGCGTCCTGGGCGGCGCCGCGGTGTCGGAGTCCGACCTCGTCCCTGGCTTCCGCTTCTCCCGCTGCAGCTACCTCCTCAGCCTCCTCCGCCCCGCCATCCTCCG CGACCTGGAGCTGGAGAGGCACGGGCTGAAGCTGCTGCCACGGAGTCCTTCATCGTTCACGCCATGCCTTGACGGCAGATACCTGCTCCTTGGTCCGGATGCAGAGCTGAACCACTCAGAGATCAGCAAGTTCTCCAGGAAGGATGCAAATGCATATCCGAG GTACGAGGAGCAGCTGGAGAGGTTCTGCAAGCTCATGGACTTTGTCATAGACTCGGCTCCACCCGAGCTGAGGCAGGAGCTCCACGCCTCTGTGGTTGACAGGATGAAGGATAGGGTAGACAAGTCAGCATTCTGGGGCAGTCTTCTTCGGCATGTGATGCAGCAGGGGCAGAAGAACATGGT GGAATTCTTTGACCTCCTCCTTTCTCCGGCATCAAAAATCCTGAACTACTGGTTTGAG AGCGATGTTTTGAAGGCAACTCTAGCAACTGACGCGGTGATAGGTACCATG GCTGGTGTGAACACTCCAGGTTCTGGATATGTTCTCCTGCACCATGTCATGGGGGAGACTGGTGGTCAACGTGGTGTTTGGGC GTATGTTCAAGGTGGTATGGGTTCAGTGTCATCAGCTATAAGCAAAGCAGCTCTTGAAGCAGGAGTACAGATTGTAACAAATGCCGAG GTTTCCCAAGTAATGGTTAAtgaaactacaggaaaggtagAAGGG GTAGCATTGGCTGATGGAACGGAGGTGCACTCGCCAGTTGTTCTATCAAATGCCACTCCATACAAAACATTTGTG GACCTAGTGCCTGCTAATGTTCTTCCAAAGGACTTCCTCTGTGCTATTAACACAGCAGATTACAGCTCT GCAACAACAAAGATTAATGTGGCTGTTGACAGGCTGCCACAGTTCCACTGTTGCAAAGACATCAACCCTGAAGGTGGCCCAGAGCACATGGGCACCATACACATTGGGTCTGAAAG CATGGAGGAAATTGAACTCGCATACAAGGAAGCTGCAGGTGGCGTCTCATCCAAAAGACCTGTTATAGAAATGACAATTCCTTCTGTCTTGGATAAGACCATCTCTCCACCAG GTCAGCATGTTATTAATCTTTTTGTTCAGTATACACCCTACAAACTTTCAGAAGGCAGCTGGCAGGATTCTAATGTTAGA AAATCCTTTGCTGAGCGATGCTTTTCTTTGATTGATGAATATGCTCCGGGCTTTAGCTCATCAGTGGTAGGCTATGATATGCTGACTCCACCTGATCTTGAAAGAGAGTTTGGTCTAACAG GAGGCAACATTTTTCATGGTGCAATGGGTTTGGATTCTCTTTTCCTCATGAGGCCAGCCAAGGGATG GTCGGATTATAGAACCCCTGTGAAGGGTCTGTACCTCTGTGGGAGTGGTGCACACCCAGGTGGCGGGGTGATGGGTGCTCCAGGACGCAACGCTGCCTCTGTTGTTTTAGAGGACCTTAAGAAGGCAAAATAG